From the genome of Colwellia psychrerythraea 34H, one region includes:
- a CDS encoding ATP-binding protein, whose protein sequence is MKLGRSFFNLYFFIISTFIIFSWALDEVWNSYLEQDIESYTGYKTLMMATGDYVQKHPKEEWEEIIAGAAKRWELPLKLVSLAEVEAIDHTDHNALSHSNAHIYYFDDQVMIHYLLKDSDSVITLGPAKMPTRPRVKATYRVMILATFGIVIFIWLWPMSRDLEQLKRATRDFGQGQFDSTAPAAKSTMIAPMISSFNMMAARIKRLIEAHKELTNAVSHELRTPLARTKFALQMLDTIKDDEKRAKYQKQISNDVCELEELINEMLIYAAFDNDKPALNFTSTNLNDLVKFQIASHDQFVNSIEFINNMPDSYVCCDGHFMDRAVNNFISNAIKYGNDKVRVTLSIENGQCIICVEDNGDGVSDEFKQVIFDAFSRGDQSRNRETGGFGLGLAIVARIMEWHQGHASIGDSELGGAAFTLTWPIKMS, encoded by the coding sequence ATGAAATTAGGTCGTTCGTTTTTCAATCTCTATTTCTTTATTATCTCCACATTCATCATTTTTTCTTGGGCACTTGATGAAGTATGGAATTCTTATCTTGAGCAAGACATTGAGTCTTATACGGGTTATAAAACCCTGATGATGGCCACAGGCGATTATGTACAAAAACATCCTAAAGAAGAATGGGAAGAGATAATCGCTGGCGCAGCAAAACGATGGGAGTTGCCTTTAAAGTTAGTCTCCTTAGCTGAAGTGGAAGCCATTGATCACACCGATCACAATGCGTTATCACACTCAAATGCCCATATTTATTATTTTGACGATCAAGTGATGATTCATTATTTACTAAAAGATAGTGATTCAGTCATTACGTTAGGCCCTGCAAAAATGCCAACAAGGCCGCGAGTAAAAGCAACTTACCGTGTAATGATTTTGGCAACCTTTGGTATCGTTATTTTTATTTGGTTATGGCCTATGTCTCGTGATTTAGAACAGCTCAAAAGGGCAACCAGAGATTTTGGTCAAGGGCAATTTGATAGTACGGCACCCGCAGCAAAGTCGACTATGATAGCGCCTATGATTTCCTCATTTAACATGATGGCGGCAAGAATAAAGCGGCTTATTGAAGCACATAAAGAATTAACTAATGCGGTTTCGCATGAGTTAAGAACACCATTAGCACGAACAAAATTTGCCTTGCAGATGCTCGATACAATCAAAGACGATGAAAAGCGTGCTAAATATCAGAAGCAAATTAGTAATGATGTTTGTGAACTGGAAGAGCTTATCAATGAGATGCTTATTTATGCTGCTTTTGATAATGACAAACCAGCGCTTAATTTTACTAGCACTAATTTAAATGATTTAGTTAAGTTTCAAATAGCCAGTCATGATCAATTTGTAAACTCGATTGAGTTTATTAATAATATGCCTGACAGTTATGTTTGTTGTGACGGGCACTTTATGGACAGAGCGGTGAATAACTTTATCAGTAACGCCATTAAATACGGCAATGATAAAGTGAGAGTGACTCTTTCTATCGAAAACGGACAATGCATAATTTGTGTAGAAGATAATGGCGATGGCGTGTCTGATGAGTTCAAACAAGTTATTTTTGATGCCTTCTCACGCGGGGACCAATCAAGAAACCGTGAAACAGGTGGTTTTGGCCTAGGGTTAGCGATTGTGGCCCGTATTATGGAGTGGCATCAAGGTCATGCCTCTATCGGCGATAGTGAGCTTGGTGGGGCAGCATTTACACTGACTTGGCCCATTAAGATGAGTTAG
- a CDS encoding arsenate reductase has product MITLYGIKNCDTVKKATKWLEANDIAHQLYDFKKQPLTAELLTEFVSQSDWSLLLNKRSTTFRNLPDEIKNNLTDEIMFAAVLEQPTLLKRPLLPLNGELNLGFKVDQYQTLFADK; this is encoded by the coding sequence ATGATCACTTTATACGGCATAAAAAATTGCGATACCGTGAAAAAAGCCACTAAATGGCTTGAAGCAAACGATATAGCTCATCAACTTTATGACTTTAAAAAGCAACCGCTAACAGCCGAACTACTAACAGAGTTTGTCAGCCAAAGTGATTGGTCATTATTATTAAACAAACGTAGTACAACATTTCGTAATCTACCTGATGAGATAAAGAATAACTTAACAGATGAAATAATGTTTGCTGCGGTACTTGAGCAACCCACCTTACTTAAAAGACCTCTGTTACCATTAAATGGTGAACTCAACCTCGGCTTTAAAGTTGATCAGTACCAAACACTTTTCGCAGACAAATAA
- the dapE gene encoding succinyl-diaminopimelate desuccinylase, giving the protein MEQKNQSEVIKLAIDLMSRASVTPEDAGCQKLMAQRLAQLGFTNESMIFADTTNLWSRRDSTNATKEDDLVFCFAGHTDVVPAGNLELWNTPPFEPTIIDGMLYGRGAADMKGSLAAMIVATERFVQDHPDHHGSITYLITSDEEGPFINGTTKVIDTLEARNEKITYCIVGEPSSTHAVGDIVKNGRRGSISAEVDIKGKQGHVAYPDHVRNPIHLAMPALTELSQVQWDNGNDYFPATSFQLSNINAGTGATNVVPGHINALFNLRYSTELTDQIIVEQVESILDKHQLDYDIKWTFNGKPFITEHVESEHGFLNAVSQAILSVTGTETQLSTSGGTSDGRFIAPTGAQVIELGPCNATIHQVNESVSCDDLEKLVDIYYHCLVNVLCTHKTIS; this is encoded by the coding sequence ATTGAACAAAAAAATCAAAGTGAAGTTATTAAGCTGGCAATAGACTTAATGTCTAGAGCCTCAGTTACCCCAGAAGATGCTGGCTGTCAAAAATTGATGGCACAACGATTGGCACAACTTGGGTTTACTAATGAAAGCATGATTTTTGCCGATACCACAAACCTTTGGTCTCGTCGTGACAGCACTAATGCTACGAAAGAAGATGACTTAGTTTTTTGTTTTGCTGGCCACACCGATGTAGTACCAGCAGGCAACCTTGAATTATGGAATACCCCGCCATTTGAGCCAACGATTATTGATGGTATGTTATATGGCCGTGGCGCAGCAGACATGAAAGGTAGTCTCGCGGCAATGATAGTGGCGACAGAACGCTTTGTTCAAGACCACCCAGATCATCACGGTTCAATCACTTATTTAATCACAAGTGATGAAGAAGGCCCCTTCATCAATGGCACCACTAAAGTGATTGATACGTTAGAGGCGCGTAATGAAAAAATCACTTACTGCATAGTCGGTGAACCTTCAAGTACTCACGCCGTCGGCGATATCGTGAAAAATGGCCGACGTGGTTCTATTTCTGCTGAAGTAGATATTAAAGGTAAACAAGGTCATGTTGCTTACCCTGATCATGTGAGAAATCCGATTCACTTAGCTATGCCAGCATTAACAGAATTAAGTCAGGTACAGTGGGATAATGGTAATGATTATTTCCCGGCGACCAGTTTTCAACTGTCTAATATTAATGCGGGTACTGGTGCAACAAATGTTGTTCCTGGGCATATCAACGCCTTATTTAACTTACGTTATAGCACTGAATTAACTGATCAAATTATTGTTGAACAAGTAGAGTCTATTCTTGATAAACATCAACTTGATTATGATATAAAGTGGACTTTTAATGGTAAGCCATTTATCACAGAACATGTTGAATCAGAACATGGATTTTTGAACGCCGTAAGCCAAGCAATACTTTCAGTTACCGGTACAGAAACTCAGTTATCCACTTCAGGTGGTACCTCCGATGGTCGATTCATTGCGCCAACGGGGGCACAAGTCATTGAACTTGGACCATGTAACGCAACTATCCACCAAGTAAATGAATCTGTTTCATGTGATGATTTAGAAAAGCTCGTTGATATTTATTATCATTGTTTGGTTAATGTTTTATGTACGCATAAAACCATTAGTTAG
- the yfbV gene encoding terminus macrodomain insulation protein YfbV, protein MNISVVQLIKLGQKYLSLWPDKPELTQYFEDYRGVQSARFVCRYFPALAMFTVIMQLYIASGYPLGQGSISNALNALPQALVYGLFLLSLPVQALVFSGVKADKLLPPSLASWYHSGLEKVKQQVAEQNQRSNGDNNDTAIANLAKYKPRYIDLAQLLHLTFATTK, encoded by the coding sequence ATGAATATCTCCGTAGTACAACTCATTAAATTGGGTCAAAAATATTTATCTCTCTGGCCTGACAAACCAGAATTAACTCAATATTTTGAAGATTATCGAGGCGTGCAAAGCGCGCGCTTTGTTTGTCGGTATTTTCCTGCGTTAGCTATGTTTACTGTTATTATGCAGCTCTATATCGCTTCAGGATATCCCCTTGGCCAGGGATCAATAAGTAATGCATTAAATGCACTACCTCAAGCACTTGTTTATGGTTTGTTTTTATTAAGCCTACCTGTGCAGGCATTAGTTTTTTCAGGTGTTAAAGCAGATAAGTTATTACCACCATCATTAGCTTCTTGGTATCATAGTGGTTTAGAAAAGGTAAAACAGCAAGTTGCTGAGCAAAATCAGCGCAGCAATGGCGATAACAACGATACCGCTATTGCTAATTTAGCAAAATATAAACCACGGTATATCGATCTTGCTCAACTTTTACATTTAACTTTCGCGACCACAAAGTAG
- the pta gene encoding phosphate acetyltransferase — translation MPHRIMLIPVGSGVGLTSVSLGLLHACQQKGIKVGHFKPISQPSRNSLAKKNKTIDAISLSQNSTSVSLSYVEGKMGDGLHDVVLEEIVANFNAFKEDHDVIIIEGLVPTPRQPYAGRINRDVAQALGANIVLVASPGNDSAEEFEDRLEVSAETYGGIKNRHLIGCVINKLNCPDQEEFGLLPKEEEIENDFNLNHWLDLSIFKGRHFDLLGTVQWEIDLIAPRVCDISNYLEAKVINNGDMEHRRFRSVAFCARTVSNLVSYLVPGRLIVTPGDRTDIIIAACLSALNGTKLGGLILTNGFEPSEQVWELCKQALDAGLPVLSVPWDTWQTSRHIMGFNPEIPKDDIQRQDKVKQHVADNLSSSWLESLTSKNNSYNLLSPPAFRHKLTELARQANKLIVLPEGTDIRTIKAAAICCERNIARCQLIGNKEEILQIAEHQGINLPDNLLITDPDSIRDNYVGPMVELRKNKGLTDVIALENLKDNVVLATMMLQLGQVDGLVSGAVNTTANTIRPALQLIKTAPDSSLVSSVFFMLLPDQVLVYGDCAINPEPNAEQLADIAIQSADSARAFDIEPRVAMISYSTGRSGHGADVEKVAKATEIAKAKRPDLIIDGPLQYDAAIMENVAKKKAPNSPVAGKATVFIFPDLNTGNTTYKAVQRSADLVSIGPMLQGMNKPVNDLSRGALVDDIVYTIALTAIQATM, via the coding sequence ATGCCACATAGAATTATGTTAATCCCTGTTGGCTCAGGTGTCGGCTTAACCAGCGTATCGTTAGGTTTATTACATGCCTGTCAGCAAAAAGGAATTAAAGTAGGACACTTCAAACCCATTAGCCAACCTTCGAGGAACAGCTTAGCTAAAAAAAACAAAACAATTGATGCCATTAGCCTGTCTCAAAATAGCACTAGCGTTTCGCTTAGTTATGTAGAGGGGAAAATGGGCGATGGACTTCACGATGTTGTTTTAGAAGAAATCGTTGCGAATTTCAATGCGTTTAAAGAAGATCACGACGTCATCATTATTGAAGGTCTAGTCCCTACACCAAGACAACCTTATGCTGGTCGCATTAACCGTGATGTAGCTCAAGCACTTGGGGCAAATATTGTCTTAGTTGCTAGCCCGGGAAATGACAGCGCCGAAGAATTTGAAGATAGACTTGAAGTCAGTGCCGAGACCTATGGTGGTATAAAGAACCGACACCTCATTGGTTGTGTTATCAACAAGCTCAATTGCCCTGACCAAGAAGAATTTGGTTTATTACCCAAAGAAGAAGAAATTGAAAATGATTTTAATCTAAACCATTGGTTAGATTTATCAATTTTTAAAGGCAGACACTTTGATTTACTTGGCACGGTTCAATGGGAAATTGATCTCATCGCTCCACGTGTTTGTGATATCAGTAACTACCTTGAAGCTAAAGTAATTAATAATGGCGATATGGAACATCGTCGTTTTCGCAGTGTCGCATTTTGCGCCCGAACCGTATCAAACCTAGTGAGTTACTTGGTTCCTGGTCGACTCATTGTTACGCCAGGTGATCGCACCGATATTATTATTGCTGCCTGTTTATCCGCGTTAAATGGTACTAAATTAGGTGGGTTGATTTTAACCAATGGCTTTGAACCATCCGAGCAAGTTTGGGAGCTATGTAAACAAGCACTTGATGCGGGTTTACCTGTCTTATCTGTACCTTGGGATACTTGGCAAACATCACGTCATATCATGGGCTTTAATCCTGAAATACCTAAAGACGATATCCAACGCCAAGATAAAGTAAAGCAACATGTAGCCGATAATTTAAGTAGTAGTTGGCTTGAAAGCCTGACCTCGAAAAACAATAGTTATAACTTATTATCACCGCCTGCTTTTAGACATAAATTAACCGAGCTAGCTCGCCAAGCAAATAAATTAATCGTTTTACCTGAAGGAACAGATATACGTACCATTAAAGCGGCTGCAATTTGCTGCGAACGAAACATTGCTCGCTGCCAACTAATAGGTAACAAAGAAGAAATACTTCAGATTGCTGAACATCAAGGTATTAACTTACCAGATAACTTATTAATAACAGATCCCGACTCCATTAGAGATAATTACGTTGGACCTATGGTCGAGCTACGTAAAAATAAAGGCCTAACGGATGTTATTGCCCTAGAAAATTTAAAAGATAATGTTGTTTTAGCGACTATGATGTTACAACTTGGCCAAGTTGATGGCCTAGTTTCTGGCGCAGTAAATACGACAGCAAACACCATAAGACCCGCTTTGCAGTTAATCAAAACTGCACCTGACAGCTCATTAGTTTCATCAGTTTTCTTTATGTTACTACCTGATCAAGTACTTGTTTATGGTGACTGTGCTATTAACCCTGAGCCTAATGCAGAACAGTTGGCTGATATAGCCATTCAATCTGCTGACTCAGCTAGAGCATTTGATATTGAACCAAGAGTTGCCATGATCAGCTACAGTACCGGCAGATCGGGTCATGGTGCTGACGTTGAGAAAGTTGCTAAGGCCACTGAAATTGCTAAAGCTAAGCGACCTGATCTCATTATTGATGGACCACTGCAATATGATGCGGCCATTATGGAGAATGTTGCTAAGAAAAAAGCGCCAAATAGCCCAGTCGCAGGTAAAGCGACAGTATTCATATTCCCTGATTTAAATACTGGTAATACTACTTACAAAGCAGTACAGCGTTCAGCTGACTTAGTGAGCATTGGACCCATGTTACAAGGAATGAATAAACCTGTTAATGATTTATCACGCGGCGCCCTAGTCGATGACATTGTTTATACTATTGCCTTAACGGCGATACAAGCGACCATGTAG
- a CDS encoding M15 family metallopeptidase — MRTINHIKSINPTQLLGKNEEHLYYVSERVAIHQEMKDAFDDMVNAAKADAIELTIASGFRSFERQLMLWNNKFSGKTSIKNRAGEVVSPEHLSPLELIHNILLYSALPGASRHHWGCDIDVYAPNLLAKDYQLQLEPWEYSEQGPLAKLSVWLAHHAHQFGFYFPYESFQGGVAEEPWHISYLPLAQQYQQAFDIELLTLTLSNSSILGKNVIIENLDDIAKRYINNVCAAPTNVILPK; from the coding sequence ATGCGAACTATCAATCACATTAAGAGTATAAATCCAACTCAATTGTTGGGGAAAAATGAAGAGCATCTCTACTATGTAAGTGAACGAGTTGCCATTCATCAAGAGATGAAAGACGCCTTTGATGATATGGTGAATGCGGCTAAAGCTGACGCTATTGAGTTAACGATTGCTAGTGGTTTTAGATCTTTCGAACGACAACTTATGCTATGGAATAACAAATTTTCTGGGAAAACATCGATTAAAAATAGAGCTGGAGAAGTTGTTTCTCCAGAGCACTTATCTCCACTTGAATTAATTCATAATATTTTACTTTATTCCGCGCTCCCCGGTGCGAGCCGTCATCATTGGGGTTGTGATATTGATGTTTATGCGCCAAATTTATTAGCTAAAGATTATCAACTTCAACTTGAACCATGGGAATACAGTGAACAAGGGCCACTAGCAAAGCTATCTGTTTGGCTTGCTCACCACGCGCACCAGTTTGGCTTTTATTTCCCTTATGAGAGCTTCCAAGGTGGTGTTGCCGAAGAGCCTTGGCATATATCATATCTGCCGTTAGCTCAGCAGTACCAGCAAGCTTTTGATATTGAATTATTAACACTAACATTAAGTAACAGCAGTATCTTAGGCAAGAATGTCATTATTGAAAACTTAGATGACATAGCAAAGCGTTATATTAACAATGTTTGTGCAGCACCAACCAATGTTATACTGCCTAAATAA
- the rlmA gene encoding 23S rRNA (guanine(745)-N(1))-methyltransferase: MHTDISTKEIAQYRCPLCQQALLLNEKSYRCENNHSFDQAKQGYVNLLPVQFKHSKEPGDNKAMVQARRAFLDKGYYQPLLDSMLALYQKYSDKNADIFDAGCGEGFYTNQHKTEHNSVYGVDIAKETIKIAAKRYQECFFSVATLSDLPYANEKFGWIYSVYAPILENEFTRILKNEGYFLTVTPADNHLFELKSLIYRQANKHDTTKKIIEKLTLVEEQRLNYPMNFSNSDDVLNLLAMTPFAFKANDELIAQLTQQKHFSCQADFVLRLYQKKH, translated from the coding sequence ATGCATACTGACATCTCTACTAAAGAAATAGCTCAATACCGTTGTCCTTTGTGCCAACAAGCTTTATTGCTCAATGAAAAGAGCTATCGTTGTGAAAACAATCATAGTTTTGATCAAGCAAAACAAGGCTATGTTAATTTATTACCCGTTCAATTTAAGCACTCAAAAGAACCTGGTGATAACAAAGCAATGGTACAAGCTAGACGAGCGTTTCTAGACAAAGGTTATTATCAGCCTTTGTTAGACAGTATGCTCGCGTTATATCAAAAATACAGTGATAAAAATGCAGACATTTTTGATGCTGGCTGCGGTGAGGGTTTTTATACCAATCAGCATAAAACTGAGCATAACAGTGTCTACGGTGTAGATATTGCTAAAGAAACAATAAAGATTGCAGCAAAACGTTATCAAGAGTGCTTTTTTAGCGTAGCTACCCTCTCTGATTTACCTTACGCTAATGAGAAATTTGGTTGGATTTATAGTGTTTATGCGCCAATTTTAGAAAATGAGTTTACTCGGATTTTGAAAAATGAAGGGTACTTTTTAACAGTTACCCCTGCCGACAATCATTTATTTGAGCTTAAATCGCTGATATACCGTCAAGCAAATAAACATGATACGACTAAGAAAATCATTGAAAAATTAACGTTAGTTGAAGAGCAACGATTAAATTACCCGATGAACTTCTCTAATAGTGACGACGTACTGAACTTATTAGCAATGACACCTTTTGCCTTTAAAGCCAATGATGAATTAATTGCTCAATTGACACAACAAAAGCACTTCAGCTGCCAAGCAGACTTTGTTTTACGTTTGTATCAAAAGAAGCATTAG
- the xthA gene encoding exodeoxyribonuclease III encodes MKIISFNINGLRARLHQLQAIIDKHQPDIIGLQEIKVHDEAFPLEAVEAMGYHVYFHGQKAHYGVAMLCKKEAESVQRGFPTDDDEAQRRMIMVTTTNDKGEKVTVLNGYFPQGENISHETKYPYKRKFYKDLMTYLNDNHVNDENVVVMGDINISPQDLDIGIGDVNSKRWLKSGKCSFQPEEREWLTRLMDWGFVDTFRQLHPDTTERYSWFDYRSRGFDDNRGLRIDVVLATKNMAEQCIEADIDYELRAIEKPSDHAPIWSTFS; translated from the coding sequence ATGAAAATCATCTCTTTTAATATTAACGGCCTTCGTGCTCGTCTTCACCAATTACAAGCGATTATCGATAAACATCAGCCCGATATCATTGGTTTACAAGAAATCAAAGTTCATGATGAAGCTTTCCCATTAGAAGCTGTTGAAGCCATGGGTTATCACGTATATTTTCATGGCCAAAAAGCCCATTATGGCGTTGCCATGTTATGCAAAAAAGAAGCTGAGTCAGTACAACGGGGATTTCCTACAGACGATGATGAAGCCCAACGTAGAATGATTATGGTCACAACAACTAATGATAAAGGTGAGAAAGTAACCGTATTAAATGGCTATTTTCCTCAAGGCGAGAATATTAGTCATGAGACTAAATATCCTTATAAGAGAAAATTCTATAAAGATTTAATGACCTACCTTAATGACAATCACGTCAATGACGAAAATGTGGTTGTAATGGGTGACATTAATATTTCTCCGCAAGACTTAGATATTGGTATTGGTGACGTAAACAGTAAACGCTGGTTAAAAAGCGGTAAATGTTCTTTCCAACCTGAAGAAAGAGAATGGTTAACAAGGTTAATGGATTGGGGTTTTGTTGACACCTTCCGTCAATTACATCCCGACACTACCGAGCGTTACTCTTGGTTTGATTATCGCTCGCGTGGCTTTGATGACAACCGCGGTCTTCGTATTGATGTGGTACTAGCGACCAAAAATATGGCTGAGCAATGTATTGAAGCCGATATAGATTATGAATTACGCGCTATTGAAAAGCCTTCAGATCATGCGCCAATTTGGTCAACATTTTCATAA
- a CDS encoding response regulator, whose product MPDSNSSVKKILLVEDDRQLSDLVTDFLTSEGFHVKQEFRGDTVAKRVKLFSPDLIILDVMLPGKDGFGVCRDLRPEFNGPVLMLTAKSTDFDQVLGLEIGADDYVIKPVEPRVLLARVNALLRRGDLPNQSEEKGEITCGGLYINKASRKVTLQDENVDLTSQEFDLLWLLAGKAGEVQNRDYIYKAVIGREYDGLDRSVDVRISRLRKKLHDSTDTPFRIKTIWGQGYLFVPDAWS is encoded by the coding sequence ATGCCAGATAGTAACTCAAGCGTAAAAAAAATATTATTGGTTGAAGATGACCGTCAACTGTCCGATTTAGTCACTGACTTTCTAACCAGTGAAGGTTTCCACGTTAAACAAGAATTTCGTGGTGATACAGTAGCTAAACGAGTAAAGCTTTTCTCTCCTGACCTTATTATTTTAGATGTCATGTTACCCGGTAAAGATGGTTTTGGTGTTTGCCGTGATTTACGCCCAGAATTTAATGGACCCGTGTTAATGCTGACAGCAAAAAGTACTGACTTTGATCAGGTACTTGGCTTAGAAATTGGTGCAGATGATTATGTTATCAAACCCGTTGAACCTCGCGTATTGCTAGCAAGAGTAAACGCATTGTTACGCCGCGGAGATTTACCTAACCAAAGTGAAGAGAAAGGTGAAATTACTTGTGGTGGTTTATACATCAATAAAGCATCACGTAAAGTGACTTTACAAGATGAAAATGTCGACTTAACTAGTCAAGAATTTGATTTGTTATGGTTACTTGCGGGTAAAGCCGGAGAAGTGCAAAACCGTGATTATATATACAAGGCAGTAATTGGCCGTGAATATGATGGTTTAGACAGAAGTGTGGATGTACGTATTTCTCGTTTACGTAAAAAATTACATGACAGTACAGATACACCCTTTAGAATCAAAACTATTTGGGGCCAAGGTTATTTATTTGTTCCAGATGCATGGAGCTAG
- a CDS encoding acetate/propionate family kinase, which translates to MTQQKPQRKEPASTGAILVINCGSSSVKFSLIKPLSGETLLSGLAECLHTPDAKIIVKLNGEKQTYKLPEPFNHQTALSVLVEQLQQLGLVKDITAIGHRVVHGGEQYSQPTLITEDVEQAISQLAKLAPLHNPANLIGIKACQQAFENLPQVAVFDTAFHQSMPEKAYIYGLPYSLYKAHGIRRYGFHGTSHYFVAKQAAEQLNKPLEQCNLISAHLGNGCSVTVIKNGESVDTSMGMTPGEGVIMGTRCGDLDTGIIFHLVENLGYSIGDVDKLVNKESGLLGVSGLSNDGRTLENAMLEDNHAQATLALTIFCYRIAKTIASYSASLTQLDGLIFTGGIGENSNWVRTEIVKQLALLNFSLDEEKNKATRFGASGNIATKDSRACWVIATNEEWVIAEQSAQLLTNLVK; encoded by the coding sequence ATGACTCAACAAAAACCTCAACGCAAAGAGCCCGCTAGTACTGGTGCTATTTTAGTAATTAACTGTGGCAGCTCTTCTGTTAAGTTTTCTTTGATAAAACCATTAAGCGGTGAAACACTATTATCAGGCTTAGCCGAATGCCTACACACCCCTGATGCTAAAATCATCGTCAAACTTAACGGAGAAAAACAGACCTATAAGTTACCCGAGCCATTTAATCATCAAACAGCTCTCTCTGTATTGGTAGAGCAACTACAACAACTTGGACTAGTCAAAGATATCACAGCTATCGGTCACCGAGTTGTCCATGGTGGTGAACAATACTCACAACCTACGCTCATTACTGAGGATGTAGAACAAGCTATTAGCCAATTGGCAAAACTTGCACCATTGCATAACCCCGCAAATCTAATTGGTATAAAAGCATGCCAACAAGCCTTTGAAAATTTGCCACAAGTCGCAGTCTTTGATACCGCTTTTCATCAAAGTATGCCTGAAAAGGCTTACATTTACGGCCTTCCCTATTCATTGTACAAAGCGCATGGCATAAGACGTTATGGTTTCCATGGCACCAGCCATTATTTTGTGGCGAAGCAAGCTGCAGAGCAGTTAAACAAGCCGCTTGAACAATGTAACTTAATCAGCGCTCACTTAGGTAATGGTTGTAGTGTAACTGTTATTAAAAATGGTGAAAGTGTTGATACTAGTATGGGTATGACACCTGGCGAAGGTGTCATTATGGGTACTCGTTGTGGCGATCTCGATACCGGAATTATCTTTCATCTAGTCGAAAATTTAGGTTACTCAATTGGTGATGTTGATAAATTAGTCAATAAAGAAAGTGGTTTATTAGGCGTTTCTGGCCTAAGCAACGACGGCCGTACCTTAGAAAATGCCATGTTAGAAGATAATCATGCTCAAGCAACATTAGCCCTGACAATTTTTTGTTATCGTATAGCCAAAACTATTGCCTCTTATAGCGCCAGCTTAACGCAATTAGATGGCCTTATATTTACCGGTGGCATTGGTGAAAATTCAAACTGGGTGCGTACTGAAATAGTTAAGCAACTTGCGTTATTAAACTTTTCTTTAGATGAAGAAAAAAATAAAGCAACACGCTTTGGTGCTTCAGGTAATATTGCCACTAAAGATTCAAGAGCTTGTTGGGTTATTGCAACAAACGAAGAATGGGTAATTGCCGAACAATCAGCCCAATTACTAACAAATTTAGTCAAGTAG